In Miscanthus floridulus cultivar M001 chromosome 8, ASM1932011v1, whole genome shotgun sequence, the sequence CGCCGGCCCCGCGACGACGACGAGACGCTGACGGTGACGGACTGCCCGGCCGGCGGCCGCGCGCGGGCGCTAGCGCCGGCGAGCGAGATGCGCGTGGACGAGGCGGAACGGTAGTGCGCGGCCGAGAGCACCGGGCCGCTCGGCCTCCTGGTGGTCGCTGCAGTCGCCATGACAGATCGCAGGTAggcaggcgaggcgaggcgagcgaATTGGCCGGTTGGAGCTCCGAATTGGGCGCGGGGAGTGAGTGCTGTTCTGGTCTGCTGGTGGTTTCATTTAGGCAAACTGAGGGGCGCGCGGGGCAGAGGCTATTTATAAGGGTTGGTTGGGGGCAGTTTGGTAACTCCAGCCTGTGGTTTGGGCTTAGCTTTGGGTTAGGCTGAGCTAACTGTGGTTAGGAGCTGTGAAAGCGGTGGGcgccagggggggggggggggggtggccgGTGGGACCCGCCGGCAGCACACCGGAAAGCTAGCTTTGCCCTGGTCCCGGATTCGATCGAGGTAGGGTAACGACCCCTATGGGGTGGGGCCCCCACGCGAGAGATTCTAGGATTTTATTCAGCAGGCACATCAGTACATCACATACACCCTGCTCTGATCCGAATCCGACGTGACGCGCGAACCAACGAACGAACGACCAGGAGAGGCGACGTCCGGTCCGGGCCCCGCGGCTGCATCGACGGAGCCCGCCGCCCATAGGATTCATCCGATTCCGCTTTGTGTGACTTGACTGTGTGAGCAACTGAGCGGATGGCCCACTGGCATGTGGTGTGGCATGGCACAACGGCTCCGCGTCGCGCGCGGTGGGCGTGGCAGAACGGGACGACGGCGCGGCCGCGTGGGGGCACCGGAGCACCGAGCACAGGCCGTTGAGGACAGGCGGACAGCGCATCATGGGCGCCGGCAGCAGGTTTGCCGTTTGGATTTGGGACACCTCTCGTGCCCAATTATCGTTAGCTGCTACTGCATCTCCAATTGATCCTGCATCGTGggcatttgatgattatataaCTGACCTAAGTATTGTTAAGCACTAACGACAGGCGGACGCTTTCCGATGATGGTTGGCCGTATAAAATACAGCTACGTTTCGGCCTTGATCGGTTCCAGCAGTCCATTCCCtgcaaaacgaacgaggccttagGGTGCCGTGTATGTAGCCCGAATCCACGAACGGATTACTTGGTGAGCTAGCGGGCGACTAATGAAACTGGCTGGTTGCTTTTATTTGTGCGCAGGATAGCTGTGGATCCGCAATCATATGGCGTTCTGTCTCTGCATTGATTTAGACAACTGGGGGGGTTGTATTGTTTGTACTCAGGACTGGAGACACATGCTTCCGTTAGTTTAATCCTTGTGGCTAACCCTAGAATCAGAAGGCTAGAAGCTATCAGGTGGCGACGTGCCCGTATCTGTCGCCGTTCCCCCCTCCCTTTTGGCCGATCCTTTCGGGTTGTATTGATCACTTGTGCACTGTATATTGTATGAATCATTTCTCTGCCAACTGactacgccctgttcgcttgcgtttgtttggctgataaaccatgacTGAACCGTTGGTTGATTTAgtatgaaaaaaaatattatttattaactaAAAAATATATAGCTTATAAACCAAACACACCTAAACTTACACGTGTCTGTCGTTCCTCGCCAATGCCAGCACCACCGATGGATACGATACGCCGGCGCGGTATGGCGACAAATCTTTTCGCGCCTTTTCCCGGTGAGCAGGGCGGGCTGGCCGGGGCCCAGCGCGACCACACGCGTCGGGCGCAGGGCCGGGCTACGCCGCCACGGCACGCGCGGGGACACAGCACCCATGCGGACGCAGGCCcatcggcgcggcgcggcgcgcaaCGGCTCCTCATGCGCCGCGGCGTGGCGTGCTGGCGTGGCAGGATAGGACGAGGGCGCGGGCCGGGGGGGCTGCGTGGCGGCTAGCCGTGGGCATTTTTTCCACTGCTCCGGCGCAGCGGGGGACAAGGCCGGCGGGGACAGCGCATGGGCACTGCTATTTTACTTGCTCGCCTATAGAGTATAGCGGCTTGCCGTTTAGATTTGGGACACCTCTCGTGCACATCTATCAATTACCTGCCGCGCCTGCAATGACAGTTGATTATGGAGTACTATATACTACATTATTAGATATACTTATTTGTTAATTACTACTACAAGCACAAGCACTGCATATTATTTGGGGTTTAGGGTGTGCCGTGCATGTATGCAGCTCGGATCCACGACCGATTGGTGAGCCGGTGAGCGACTAATGAACCCGGCTGCTCCGGCTGCTTTTATTGGCGCAGGCTAGCTACTAGCTGTGTCAGTGTGGATCTGCAATCATATGGCGTCTGTTGGTTTACATGTATgtatattcatctcaatccacatgtgttgaagtggaatataatagaatttagtttaatttcactTCAACACGTATGGATTGAAGATGGAATATAATAGAAttgtgttgaagtggattcatGGGGTTTTGTATCGGTGTACTCGGGACTGCCGACTGGGGACACATGCTTCCATTACCAAATAATGGGTCTCGTGATTGCGTCCAGCTCGGAAAGTGTTTGTTTCGTTGTTTGTCTATGCTGAATTGCTGATTGATCCTAACTACTGTAATTAAGCTCACGTTTCAGCTGAATCAACGTATCGGTATGCCTGCCTGCCAAGTATAGTCGTGATCCGAGAATCGTATCAGCCAGCGTAGCGCTGTATCCACGGGAATCCTGTGAGATCCAGATCCTGTACGTTTGTAGCTAGCTAGCCGGGCGGTTGCTTGGTTGACAAACTGCATAGACAGTATGAATCCGCTGTCGTGCGAATAGTACGCATACGGTTATTACGCAAATATTGGATGCATCGGTACGTTCAGTATCGTACGAAAACAACGTTAGCTGGAGAAGAAAAATTAGCCTAATCTGCAGTGACTTTTATATGGAAGCATATATAATGCCCGTTTCGGTACCGCGACCTTTCACGACGGCTCGTCGGTGACACGGCGAATAATCACAGTGACAAGCACGTACGGCTGCGTGCATGCAGTCGCACCACACGTACACACTCCACCGGCCCAGTACGTGGCGTGCGACCCGAGGTTTCCACGgcgtgcaggtgcaggtgcaggtgcagcgTCGTCTAATAAACTGGTTGGCGAGGTAGGCGACGGTCCGGACGACGGTCGGTCGCGTCGCGTTATCCCGTGTGTCCGGGTCACCGTGGCCCAACCGAACCACGCACGTCGTCGAAAAGGACGGTCCGTTCTGCTCCGGCTCCGCCGCATGCAGCCACTCTTGGCATGCCACGTGCTCGGGCACTCCAGTTCCTTCGCTGCAAACCTATATCCCGACCCATTTATTTggaacaaagaaacttaaaaaacgtacatgaatttaaaaaaaacattTGACCTCCCCGCcgcacaacccccccccccccccccctcagcgaagctagcggtggggctaggggctCTAGCCCCCTACCGATCCTAGGCACGTGGAGCCCCTCTAAGTtctctcttaaaattttatgcatatatgtatcaGGTAGGAGAGGCtatggttaagagaagataaaaaaaacatctattcttttgttcagcccctcctaaatttttttctggcttcgtcactgccccccccccccccccccccccccccccacacacacacacacacacacacacaccccaacCCCAATAAAAAAACTCGCCAGGGCGGAATCGTGAAGCTGGCGGAGGAGCAAGCGCAACAGCAGCTGGTTTTCCCTCTCCCGCTCATCGTGCCGGTTCCAGCTAAACTTGTGTTTAAATTAACCTGCTGGTAGCTGGAATCAAACGATAGTATCGagcacagttttttttttttttgaatttcatTCACTAAACTCCAGataaaacgacgacgacgacagctgATTTAGTTTCATATGTATCCGGTTTTCAGCTGATCTCTCTCTGCGTCTCTCTCACATTGATGTCGTCCGCGTACGTACACCGTGAAAACAACAACTACTACTAGTAAGTTATTTTTAGTGAAAAAAAGGAGAGAGTCGCGGTTTAGTTACGACCGACGACATTCACAGCGTGAGCAGCGACGGGGCTAGGTGCAAGGAAATATCCCCTGTTGCTGTCACTCGGATTACGTACAATATCCGTCCTGAGGACGTGTAAATTTATTTCGTCCAAAACGAGAGGTCACCAGGTGGCAGAGACAGTAACCTGCAGGCGACAGAGACGTAAAATTATCCTCGGATCGTAGATCACGAGGCTGAGTGAGTGGGTAAAAACAAGAATTGCAATCAATGACAGCCTGACACCGTACCTGTTCTGATATACGTACTCCCTCACTCTAAACGAGGTCGTGAGATGCGTGTAAATCAAACTTTTTCATTTTTGATTAGTTTTGTAGAAAATATgtgtaacatttatatctttaaataaatttattataaaaatatatttaacgatctatctaatgatattaattagatattataaatattaatattcttttacacataagTGGTCAAAGTTGAAAAATGCTCACTTCTCGGAAAACTCGAATGACTACTATTTTGAACCAGAGGAAGTACGTACTTTTCGGTGGTGGGCTGTTGGCACTGGCCAGCAGTTGATCTCCACGGGAAATCACTTCAAGGCCTTTGCTTAGTTATTTctcctaaagtttagtccctattacatcggatgtttgacatatgcatggagtattaaatatagactaaaaaataactcaTTGTATAGattatgactaatttgcgagatgaattttttaagtctaattagtccatgatttgacaatgtgatgttACGGTAAAGCtatagtaaacatatgctaatgacggattaattaggcttaataaattcgtctcgcggattcccgatgacttctgtaatttgttttattattactatccaaacactCCCATGTGACACTCCATGTAACACCTGATAtgacacccctaaactttagtccctggatttaaacaccacccAAATTACGAATTTCTTGTCTTTTTCCTTCTAATTCTCTCCTTTTTCAAAGCACCAAGTTTCAAATTTGAGATTACCGTATAAAGCAATTGAAAATGCACCAGACAACCACCTACAAGTTGAGTACTAATCTCATTGCAGATGCCATGCGGAGTGCAGACCTCACCTCCGCAGAGTTCTCCTTCAGACGGGCCTACTGCATTACAGTGCTGGCGGCCCATTTATGTAAAAAGAAGGAACTTTCCCAGCGCAAGAGAGAGCCCACTGGCACGAGGCCCCAATTGAGACCCATCTCCATATGAAAACCAGAGGGGACAGAAAGTGGGGAAAGTGACAGTACCGGCCTTTACTACCCGGCCAACAGAGCCCACCCGCGCGTGCGCCGCGCCGAGATAATTTCAGCACGCTCCCCCAACCCAAGCTAAGCGGGCGCTTCTTCCTCTACTGGTCTCGGTCCGTGATGGCCGCAAATATCCACTTGCCCTCCTCtctcagtctcaggctctcacGCGCACGCACCATGGCGGCGCTCTGCTCCGCCTTCCCGGCCATCTCCGCGGCGGCGTCCATCGGGTCTCCCGCGCGCAGGGTCGCGTCCTTCCTCCGCCTGCGCCTGCGCGCCGCCGCGCGCTCCTACTCCCTCGCGGCGGCaccgcgggcggcggcgggggcgccgTCGTGGCGAGCGCGCCGGCGGTTCGCGGCGTCCGCGGCTTCCACCACGGAGGCGGAGGAGTGCTCTGGGGTGGATACGCTCATCCCGCCCGACAATCGTATCCCCGCCACCATCATCACCGGCTTCCTCGGTTCCGGCAAGGTCTGGGCCCGCTAAACTCAGTACTACTACCATTCGTTGGTATGCGCGGCTGTGAAAGTCCATGTGTTGCTAGACTCACACTGAAAACGATTATCGAAGATAGTATTCAGCACTGTTACTTACAGCCGGTGATTGCCTTTGGACTAGAAACATGGGCGCGGCAGCTGCGCGATTGGGCCAGTGGCAATGACAGGCACTGCCGATTTTGATTGATTTTAGGTGCAGATAGTATCTATATGAACAGAAGTCACAATAATGCAGTTTTCCAACATTGTTTAATGACTTCTAAATCTTGTTATGGAAATATACCACTAGGAAATATACCATGTTATCAGCTCCTATCTCCTGAGTATTTCTCTTGCAAGAATTTTCAGAGTCATCGCATGTTGGTTCaatctccatatctttaatgtcTCTAGAGGATTGTGCTTGTGAGGATGAAGCCTGAAGAAATGGAAAGGTCAAAATAAAGCGAATGTAACATATGTAAAGTATGCTATGTGCGCGCTATATGGCATCAGTACAAGATAGGTTCAAGAGGTTTGGATCAGTGAAATACACATTAGCTAATTAGCTGTTCAACTCTTCCTATGAATTGTTCAGAAATTTATAAGGCAATGGTAGGGTTAGGGCCCACTCAGGTAATGATTCAGTGCACAATAAAAAAATGTGAAGACTAATATATAGTATGTTCAAATCAAACAGTATACAATCAAGTactaagaaaaaaaaacttaacaCATAGGGATGTGTATAGGTGGTTATGAGGATTATACACTGATAAGAATATTTCTTAATCGTCCAGTATAGCTGAGTTGACTGAGGCATGTGCAATATCTATGTGAAAGAATGTTGTTTATCACAGCGAATGCTAACACAACTTAGTTTTATAAAGATGTGACAGATGTGAATTATAAATAGGATTACATATCAAAACTGTGCAGTTCTGTGTAGTTTCAGCCATGAATGCCAGTGTCTCAAGAAATTCAACTTTTATGCATTTTCTTCCAAAAAAAGCATAAAGAACTTGAGTCCCCCTTTTAGATAAAACGATAGAGTAGTACCTGTTGTTCAAGTCGCTCTGTTTTATGGGATCCACCTCTTGCTCTTGCCTGTTCTTTTGCGTGTGTTTGACTGGAAGCTGAAATTGAAACGGCATGAGAGATGAAACCTCAAGTGACACGGAAAAAAGACGAGACATATGGAGTTCTCTGGAATTTTCTTCAAGGCTTCAAGCAAAAGGCCCTGATGATGGAGGCATGCTAACCGCTGGATCCAGTTACAGCCTGATCCATTGGTAGAGAATTCAGGGCGACGTGTCCCAATAGCATGCCTGAGCTTGAAGTTTGGATTTGAAAGTGTAGAGATACTAGGACGGGGTGCTCATTTTTTGTTTTGATCAAGCGAGATGAAAAACTAGAGATGCTCTTGTTCTAATCAACCTGTAGAAATTTAGTCCACTTGCTGGGGCTTTACTACATGCATATTACAGTACAACTGATTTCATAGCTTCGACCTTTGACACTGTCACTTATATGCTGCACAGTGCACAGAACGTTGCATTGCTTATTTCAACTGGACAATTTGTATTGGCATTGTATAttcagtgttttttttttctttgcagaCAACTTTACTGAATCACATCTTGACTGCTCACCATGGAAAGCGAATTGCTGTTATTGAAAATGAGGTATGCTCATATTAATGGTTTTGTCAGCCAAACGGACTTCAGCATTCAGTAATTCAATTATATTAGTTTTGTAAGTGTCTGTCCAGCAGTTATTTCTTCATTCCTGAACGCATGCTTAGTTTGTGAAATGCAGAAAATCATCTTAATTTACTTAGTTCATGATATATCCATCACTTAGGAGTGCCTAACTAATATGCAAGTCGAAGCTGAACCACTTGTCTACCTTTTACTGTCATTGTTCACATTGCAGTTTGGAGAAGTAGACATTGATGGTTCATTAGTCGCTGCACAAACTGCTGGAGCTGAGGACATAATGATGCTAAATAACGGCTGCCTTTGCTGCACGGTGCGTGGTGATTTAGTCCGTATGATTGGTGAATTGGTGAACAAGAAGAAGGGGAAGTTTGATCATATTGTTATTGAAACAACAGGTAAAGAACTTGTTAGGTTATTGTTCAAACTGCATATTGCTACAATAATCCGGAGAAGATCTcgtattaatttttttttctgtatAAATTTTGAACAGAAAGCAATGCGAATCATGAAAAGTTTGATCACGTTGGTTATCCATGGATTGCATAATCATGTTAATtgctctccctttctctctctatatTTTTTCAGGTCTAGCAAATCCAGCACCCATTATACAGACATTCTATGCCGAGGATGTAGTTTTTAATGATGTCAAGCTGGATGGTGTTGTTACTTTAGTTGATGCAAAGCATGCTAGACTTCATTTGGATGAAGTAAAGCCCAAGGGTATAGTCAATGAAGCAGTTCAGCAAATTGCCTATGCTGACAGAATTATAGTTAACAAGGTTATGCTCCTCTAATCAATGTTCAGTGACTTAAGTACACTGTTTTCTGTAATTTGGGTCCTTGTTGGAAACACATATAGATCTAACCCCTGTTACTTCACTGCAGATTGATCTGGTCAATGAACCTGAAGTTTCGTCCTTGGTTGAGCGTATAAGGGTTAGTGTTGCATATTCATTGTGCTATTTCATTACCATATGTTTGTTTGTACTTTGTAATATCCTCCTTTTCTGAATACAGGGTATCAATCGCATGGCTAATTTGAAGCGAGCTGAGTATGGTAAAGTTGATTTGGATTATGTTCTTGGAATTGGAGGATTTGATCTGGAGAGGTTCCTTTCTTTCATCTTATTTTTTACTGTTATATGTGTTGGCATGTTGTGTCCTCGCTAAACGATCATTTTGGGCTATGTGCCCTTCCAGCCTATTCCCTGTCATTTACTTTAGAGAAGGGGAAAGAAAATTAATATAGAAACAGATCATAATGAAATAATGTGAGTTGTTGAAGCATAATGAGATGATGCACTGCACTTAAAGTTGAACTTAGTTGCAGCCACATGGAGTCTTCAGCTGCTAGCATTGGGAGAGCAAAACTATTTAAAACTAGCGTACGCTTAGCCATAGAATCAGTATAATCTCAttaaggatttttttttaaatgatatTTTGTATTCTGGCAGTTCTTACAGTTACTAATTTAATACTGTGGGGATAAAGGAAATTCATTCTGTTTACAGGATTGAGAGTGCTGTTGCTGAGAAGTCACATGAAGACCACGCAGAACATGACCATGAACACCATcatcatgagcatgagcatgaacacgaccatgaccatgaccatcatcaccatcatgatcatgaTCAAAGACATGGTAAGCCTTGGTGTTGGAATATTATTGTGGCATGACCTGACTGACATGGTAGTATCACTCATTTGTGCCACCAGTTAGGAATGACATGTGCAAAACCATCATTGACTTTAGCAAAAAATATAAGAGAACATTTTGACACAGGTTATCTTATGAAGTGTACATCTATGCCCCAGTTGAAAAGCTTGTCTTGTCTGTAATTTTGTATATGTAAATGCTCTTTTATCACTGATTTAAAAATTCCAAGTATGAACATAAGTAAACTCTATGCTGCCCCCTTTTTTGTAGATCATCAAGCACATGATCACACTCATGATCCTGGTGTTTCTTCTGTGAGCATTGTTTGCGAAGGGGAGATGGATCTTGAAAAGGCCAGTCTTGAACTATTCCTCATCTCTTGCTATATTTCTCAATTGATAAAATGAATATTGAGACGTCTAAATACCATAATCCTTTTGTAGTGTTTGATATGGAGTTACTTATATTATATTGATGGCAATTCGAAATGCACTCATGCAGGCTGACTTTTGGTTGGGGAACCTACTGCTGGAACACAGTGAGGATATATACAGGATGAAAGGACTACTTTCTGTCAGTGGAATGCCACAGCGATTTGTCTTTCAggtttgggttaactaatgccaCAATTTTATCTTGTTATGGCGTAATACACCAACAGTTGTGGCATCTACCACACCAAAATCAATTTATGTGTATTTAGTAACGTGAAAAGGCATTATGCATAAGCATAACGTATCAAATTTAGATGTATTATTGTTGGTAGGAAGGATCAAATTTAAATTTGGTAggaaaacaattttttttttccttccttTGATGATCCTGCATGCTATTTCTATTATCTTCCATCACTCCATTCAGTCTTGCTAGTATTTGCAACTCTGCACCTGTCCTGGGCACCTTCCCTTGTATATCTTCATGTGCTTAGCAGATTATCTTAATTCTTCAAATTTACTACTAAGTGTTACCGTTTGACTTGGACGGATATTTTAACATTATACCAAACTTTCTCAGACTGGCTTTGATAAGCCGAATGAACCTGAATTGCTTGTTTGTTTTTGCATGGCCAGGGAGTGCATGACATTTTCCAGGGATCTCCTGAGAGGATGTGGGAGCCGAACGAGCCT encodes:
- the LOC136478280 gene encoding uncharacterized protein, yielding MAANIHLPSSLSLRLSRARTMAALCSAFPAISAAASIGSPARRVASFLRLRLRAAARSYSLAAAPRAAAGAPSWRARRRFAASAASTTEAEECSGVDTLIPPDNRIPATIITGFLGSGKTTLLNHILTAHHGKRIAVIENEFGEVDIDGSLVAAQTAGAEDIMMLNNGCLCCTVRGDLVRMIGELVNKKKGKFDHIVIETTGLANPAPIIQTFYAEDVVFNDVKLDGVVTLVDAKHARLHLDEVKPKGIVNEAVQQIAYADRIIVNKIDLVNEPEVSSLVERIRGINRMANLKRAEYGKVDLDYVLGIGGFDLERIESAVAEKSHEDHAEHDHEHHHHEHEHEHDHDHDHHHHHDHDQRHDHQAHDHTHDPGVSSVSIVCEGEMDLEKADFWLGNLLLEHSEDIYRMKGLLSVSGMPQRFVFQGVHDIFQGSPERMWEPNEPRINKIVFIGRNLNKEELEKGFKDCLLKK